The genomic window CTCTCACTCCTTCCCTCCCCCCAGTAACCAGTCATATTTGACTGAtcttttcagattaaaaactaaaaaggaAGATATATGTCAAATTTATTTGCAAATTCTCCTTGTTGAGCCCTGTCACTTTAGCAACAGCCCTCCTTGAATTCCCTCCCTATTTGGGTTTGAAAAGTGGATGTAACCCTTTCAAGGCTGGATACATTTTCCTTGGATCATTTTCCTGCCTTTGCATTCAGAGACTGGTCTTCAAAGGTCTTTATTAATTGCAATAAATCTTAACCTACAGTATTTCCGATCACACTAAAGGTGACTTAAATCCCTTAGTAGCAGAGAATAGCCTGGGAAAGGATTTCCTATGTTCCAAAGGACAGATAAAAACTTCCAAAATCAGCAAAACAGGGTTTTTTGTTACACACCAAAGCTGATTTTCTTTCCATGAGCATGAAAAACCTAATTTTTATGAAGGAATACAGTGGGAATCTTGCAGCTCTATAAACATATTTGGTCTTCAGTCATCCTGACAAAAACAGGTTTTGTGAGAGTTTGGTTAAAGCTGCCTGTACAATCTCCTGCCAAAACTGGTGCAGGACATGGTCCTGTCCAGGACCTGACACAAATGCCAGTGCTGATTTTACCAAACTGAGGAAACAGACATGGAATAGGATACCAAGGATGGTTTGGGATAGCAACATGTCATTGCCATGACTGTCAGCATGGTACCTTTGAGCCACCTATAGAGATAGGAATATTTTTCCCTGCTTATATTTTACAGCATTAACCTAATTACATGTTGGAAGGAGTGCATGTTTTTTCCTTGCCCATATCACTGGGACCCAGGCTGAAATGCTAACCTTTAAATATGTCATTAAACCAGTGTTTATAACAGTACAGTGTAGCAAAGCCTTAATTTCTGAGCAGAGTGGAATTCAAAACACGTctctaaaataataataaaagagaTTGAAAATATAAGTCAGAGCAAACCAGATGCAGATAGGAGTGAGCAGAAGCAGTGTGGAGCTTGGCACAGCAGTGGCACACTCATTTTCTGGGCATATGCCTTTTTCCATGGCACTCCTGCTTATTGTAGTTGGTAAAGGGTTGCCCTTTTTCACAGAGTATTTTTCCTGGGCTAACTTTGAATTTAGCAGTGCAGGCATGAGGAGCATTTTGTGCTTGGTGCCTGCAGGATGTGTtgccctgtgtgccagtggATGAATTTGTGAATGGTTTTCTTCAGTTTTCCCCTGTGCTcgtgctgaggcagcagcacccGTGTAAAATGGACATGCATGTTATGCTGCATGTCTTTAAGCCCTGTATGAATATTAACTAATTAGTGAGCAAGGGCTGTGATGAGGTTATTGCAAATGGCAGAAGCTGCAGGGGATCCAGCTCAAACACCACTGCAAGTCTGAATGTGCGAGGGCCCAGAGAACGGGAGGGGAAGCAAACAAGCTGAAAGGCTGGGGCCAGACAGCAAGAGGGCttcaaaaatacaaataaatttaGCACATTAAGACTGGCAGCAGCTCATATAGGTTTAATGGTTACACTAAGAATGGACTGTCAATCTGGACTGTCAGCCTTTAGCATGGAGAGATTATAACCTAAGTGCTACCCAAGCCTTAATTACAGCAAATCAATTTTTTGACATATCATTTCAGGACAACAAAGGTCCCACAGTAAAAAGAGTTTCCTACTCTTCCTTTTAATTTGTACCAGGCTGCTGAGATCTCTGGTGCATAACTTCTGAGCACTTTGGTTTCCCATTCTTAGTTTTCcaagaaaatacaatttttccTAGGGAACCAGTTAATCTGGGAACTAAATCCAAGGTCACAGGTTATGTTCCAAGCTAACATATAAGCTCTGCTGACAACCCAGTATTTGCCTTGATCTCTCCATTCTGGTTACTCTGGCTGTGATTTTTGTGGCTGTCTCCTTTGGGAGAAGGTCTGCAACTGTTCAGAGTGAATGAGCATCCCAGGCAGTATAAGTGAGGATAAAACTGTTAAGGAAAAGGTTGGTATGGTAGGACCAACTTTAAGAATCAGGCTTATCATAGCTGGGGTAAGGAATTGAGGGTGTGCTTAATGCCAAAAGGTCAGCCAGCATCACAATGGCTTCACAGATCATGACAGGTTTGTGTTTACCTGGGGATGAGATCTGTCCTTTGCCCAATGTGTATCACAGCCAATGCAATGAAGGCTTATGCACACCCTGATGTCACAAAAACCAGCTGGCTTGGGGATGACTAAATACAACACCTCAAGGGCCCAGCTACAGGCTGAGACAGAGCACTCACTTCTGGCACatcttttcagtttttcttgccCAGAAGAACAAACAGCGCTGAAAGCCCTTTCCCGTGGGGTGAAGAGAGCAATGAGATATGAACATAATCCTCCAAGTGTGTTTGACTGCCTTGCTGGGTCTTGAGGGGAAGCCCTTAGCTAAGGGAACTGGCTAGCTTGTGTCAGTGCCAgataagaaatttttttaagacAGAGCATtagagaaaagtaaaaaaaacccaactttttTAAAAGGGGAGGGAGGAATATTTACAAGTGCATGAATGGAAGCTTTGTCGACAGTTTTCTTGGGAGATAAGGAGCTGGACTGGCCCATCTCTGCACGGCATGGACACACTCGATGCCTTTGAGTCTCCCAGGAAAGAGCAAAAGGAGCTGCTGACATTTCTGCTTAAAAGGAAGAATCAATGAATCTTTGTTTCCCACTGCCTGCTTGTTTGACCTTATTGTGTTgcggaatagaaaagaaataaaagggaacGGTGAGGGGAGACCAGATTCGTGCTAATAAAATCCAAGACAAGATcacagccctctgatcatcacTGGAGATGCCATTATTTGGTTGTTGTCCTATTTGCTGCTGTTGCTCATTTCTGATTCTTGCCCTGCTGTAATAAGTCACACTCTTTCCAGCCATCATCCCTGTATTGACAGGCAAATGTCACCCAGCTTTGATTGACGTCCATTGCTCCTGAATACAGAAGTATGATTTAGGAATCAattctgtttgtttatttaaacaGCTCTTTGTGTACCTTGTAGATCTGTAAGCAGGAGAAGTGCTTTAATATTTTCTCTGCAACATTGCCACTAATACTGCACATTCACCTTCCCACTCAGTCACAAAGGTGCCCATCAGACCCTGGGGGAGGAGAAGActttcatgcaaaaaaaaaaaaagaaaaaaaaaaaaacagaaaaaaccatcagcaacagcaacaaaaaagcCAGCCTCCAAGATTTAATAAAATGCTGCCCCTGAGTTAAGCCAAAGAGATTTTTATATCAGGTCTTAAGCATCTGACGATTTGCATATAGCCCGGACTTTTCTTTGGCTTCTAAACAAAAGGGAGCACTTTCCCTCAGTGCCGGTTTGCAAGCAGAGCAGCGGCTGGCTCTAACACCGGCAAACACTGTCGCCAGTGATGAGCACGTCAATTTTAATTCACAAGAAAAACCATTTCCTTTTCTGCCTGTGTGGTTGCAATCGGGAcgaggaggaagagggagacCCGAAATTGCCGTTAATCTCTTTATTATTGTGGGAGGTATATTTTCAAATAACTTTTACTTGGACAATTGGTAAAGCATCCCTGCATTTAAAGCGGTATTTCCCAGAAAACGCTAACACGGCAAAGTGGCCTCAGGGAAGCGTTAAGCAGGAGGTGGATTGACCTTTTAATTCTCGATCGGTGACCCGAAGGGTACCCAGAGGCTGCTAAGCACGTCTCTTCCTTTCGGTCTGCTTCAGAAAGAGCTGTCATCACAAGATGCAGCTAGTGAGTGAGGCTCACGATTTCGCTGTTCATCCGTTTGCGGGAGAGGTGggggagggagaaaagaaaaaaaaatatatatttcccACACTGCCAGAGTAATGCCAAACTCTCTGTGAgtgggaagagcagagcagatgctgGAATGAGATGCCAAAGCAGCTCCCCTTTCCCCTGCGCTTTTGGGTGCCTATAAATTGCTCCAGCGCGCTCgtcagcctcctcctctcctggcagGTGGCACTCGGGCAGGATCCCGCTCTCCCTTCGgctccggctccggctccggctccggcggcggcgcgggcacTGGCGGCGGGCACCGGGGCTCCGGCCGGGAGGCGCGTCCCCGCTGAGGACTGTCATCCCTgcgaaaagagagagagagggagggagagagagagcggGGAGGCGAGCGGGGCGATCGCGAGAGGAAAGGCAAGTTCCAGGGAAAGTTGACTCGGACTGGCACagcctgcaaaaaaaaaaaagtcgaTCGCCAGCGGGAGCATAAAAGTGCGGGCGGCCGGGGCGCGGCGGcagctcttcctcttcctctcccgctccgctccctcgcccgccccgcggctgcAGCGGCCGCAGCGGAGCGCCGCGACCCGCGGGATCCCCCGCGACACCGGCGGCCCTCGGGAGGGCGGCCGAGCCCCAGGGGAGCCGAGCTCGCGCGGGCTCGGCGTTTTTTCGGCTCTGAGGAGGAACCCCGCCAACCATCAAGATTTTGTCCAAAAGCAGACAAGAGGATCGCCCTGCGCTGAGCCGGCTGGTGGGCAGCAGGCGGCGGCTGATAGCGGCCGGCGCGCTGGGGGTGGtgatggtgctgctgctggtcaTCCTCATCCCGGTGCTGGTCAGCTCGGCCGGCACCTCGGCGCACTACGAGATGCTCGGCACCTGCCGCATGGTCTGCGACCCCTACGGCGGCACCAAGGCGCCCAGCACGGCGGCCACGCCCGACCGCGGGCTCATGCAGTCCCTGCCCACCTTCATCCAGGGGCCCAAGGGGGAGGCCGGCCGGCCGGGCAaagcggggccgcggggcccgCCGGGGGAGCCGGGGCCGCCCGGCCCGGTGGGGCCGCCGGGTGAGAAGGGCGAGCCGGGGCGGCAGGGCCTGCCGGGGCCCCCCGGGGCGCCGGGGCTGAACGCGGCCGGGGCCATCAGCGCCGCCACCTACAGCACCGTCCCCAAAATCGCCTTCTACGCCGGCCTCAAGCGGCAACACGAGGGCTACGAGGTGCTCAAGTTCGACGACGTGGTCACCAACCTCGGCAACCACTACGATCCCACCACCGGCAAGTTCACCTGCTCCATCCCCGGCATCTACTTCTTCACCTACCATGTGCTCATGCGGGGCGGCGACGGCACCAGCATGTGGGCCGACCTCTGCAAGAACAACCAGGTGGGCGCCGCGCCGGGGGCAGCCGGGGACAGGAGGGCAGGGGGGCCCCGGGAGGACGCGGGGTTCCCCGAGGGAGCGGACGCTGTGCGGGCAGCGGGCGGAGCGGCGCGGGAAGGGCGGGAAgcgggcggggagggggagccggGCGGCCGCTGGAGGCGGCGCGGGTGCGTGCCGGGGGAGCGGGGCCAGAGCCCGGGCGGCGGCAGGGGAGCGATGGGCACCGGCGGCCGCCTCTCCGCAGCTGGCGGGGAACCTGCGGGGAACCCGAAGGCTACCGAGGGGCCGGGTGTTCTGCAGAGCCGAGGCCGCCCGGGCTGCTGGGTGAATGCGGACTCGACGCGCTCTCCTCTCCGAGAGCCGCGCCGCAGGTGCCGCTCCCAGCCCGCTGTCcgagcagagcagcccccggcccgccccgggcgCGCAGCGCTGCCCGCAGCTCTGCCGGGACGGGAGCGGGGGGCGGGCGGACAAACAGCGCTGCCCCCGCAGGGGCGAGAAGAGCCCGGCGCTCCCTCGGGGAGGGGAAAGTCCCCGGCATGAAAGGGGAATCGGGGTGGTGAATGAGCTCAGGAGAGGGTGCTGCTGTGTCGGGAAAGGGTGAGGTGCGTGGGAGGAAGGCAGCCACGGCACGGGACGGGAGCGCCGGGCTTGACACACTCAGCCCCCGGCGGATGCGAGGCTTCTTCTTCCTGTCAGGAGAGCTGGTGATAGAGCGAGCTCGGAGCCCGCAGACCTGAGCCCTTGGCGGGCCGGTGCCGGCTGACGGACCGTGCCAGGAGGCACACCGGGCGTCCACGGAGCCCGGGCAGGACCCGGGTCTCTCGGTATCCCCTGGGCAGGATGAAGGCATCGGAAATAATTAAAGGC from Agelaius phoeniceus isolate bAgePho1 chromosome 1, bAgePho1.hap1, whole genome shotgun sequence includes these protein-coding regions:
- the C1QL3 gene encoding complement C1q-like protein 3 is translated as MVLLLVILIPVLVSSAGTSAHYEMLGTCRMVCDPYGGTKAPSTAATPDRGLMQSLPTFIQGPKGEAGRPGKAGPRGPPGEPGPPGPVGPPGEKGEPGRQGLPGPPGAPGLNAAGAISAATYSTVPKIAFYAGLKRQHEGYEVLKFDDVVTNLGNHYDPTTGKFTCSIPGIYFFTYHVLMRGGDGTSMWADLCKNNQVRASAIAQDADQNYDYASNSVVLHLEPGDEVYIKLDGGKAHGGNNNKYSTFSGFIIYAD